From a single Falco peregrinus isolate bFalPer1 chromosome 10, bFalPer1.pri, whole genome shotgun sequence genomic region:
- the LOC101913607 gene encoding riboflavin-binding protein, whose protein sequence is MLRCAVTLFAVITSSTCQKYGCLEGDTHKPKPSPEPNMHECTLYAKSSCCYADFTEQLAHSPVIKVNNSYWNRCGQLSKSCEDFTKKIECFYRCSPHAARWIHPNYAAAIQSVPLCQSFCDDWYEACKDDSTCVRNWLTDWEWDESGENRCKNKCIPYSEMYANGIDMCQNMWGESFKVSKSSCLCLQMSKKDMMAIKYLLSESSEESSSVSSSEEHACQKKLLKFEKLKGKEGKQTR, encoded by the exons ATGCTGAGGTGTGCTGTCACTCTCTTTGCTGTCATAACATCATCTACCTGCCAAAAATACGGATGCCTGGAAGGGGACACCCACAAACCAAAGCCAAGTCCTGAGCCAAATATGCATGAATGCACTCTGTATGCTAAAT CTTCCTGTTGCTATGCAGACTTCACAGAGCAATTGGCTCATTCCCCAGTAATTAAAGTAAACAACAGCTACTGGAACAGATGTGGGCAGCTCAGTAAATC CTGTGAAgatttcacaaagaaaattgaGTGCTTTTACCGGTGTTCTCCACATGCTGCTCGCTGGATCCATCCCAACTACGCTGCTGCTATTCAGTCTGTTCCACTGTGTCAAAGCTTTTGTGATGACTG GTATGAAGCCTGCAAAGATGATTCCACATGTGTTCGTAACTGGCTGACAGACTGGGAATGGGATGAAAGTGGAGAAAATCGCTGTAAGAATAAATGTATTCCATACAGTGAG ATGTATGCAAATGGGATTGACATGTGCCAGAACATGTGGGGGGAGTCATTTAAGGTGAGCaaatcctcctgcctctgcttgcAAATGAGCAAGAAGGACATGATGGCAATCAAGTACCTCCTCTCAGAAAGCTCAGAGGAAAGCTCCAGCGTCAGCAGCAGCGAGGAGCATGCCTGCCAAAAGAAACTCCTGAAGTTTGAGAAACtaaaggggaaggaaggcaaACAGACAAGATAA